A window of the Ipomoea triloba cultivar NCNSP0323 chromosome 14, ASM357664v1 genome harbors these coding sequences:
- the LOC116003680 gene encoding serine carboxypeptidase II-2-like → MTKDMKLSILVFLLIFLTKFEFICSKGRHEQKKQDKISSLPGQNFLVNFSHYAGYVTVNEEQGKEFFYWFIQASHDPSSKPLALWLNGGPGCSAIAFGEAEEIGPFHINPDGKSVYLNSYAWNQVANIIFLDSPAGVGFSYANSTFDFSNQGDQSTAEDNLKFLLKWLERFPEYKQREFYIIGESYAGHFVPQLSKAILEYNSENEDNSINLKGFMIGNPLVDDHHDQVGISQFMWTLGLISDQSYEMLNLYCANDSYLNASEECDNAHSVAAEEIGDIDYYSVFTPVCTTAATTLAGRNWLTQRWLRKSRSSRKYDPCTEKYAISYFNQLSVQKALHVRGAPINWETCNNEVHYKWKDSAGSVLPTIKELTGIRKWVLSGDTDAVIPITSTRYSIDALHLPTVGPWRTWDDDGQVGGWTQEYEGVSFVTVRGGGHEVPLHKPKQALAIFKSFLAGEQMPSFQQLSNDI, encoded by the exons ATGACAAAAGATATGAAACTTAGCATTTTGGTCTTTCTTCTCATTTTCCTCACCAAGTTTGAGTTTATTTGCAGCAAGGGGAGGCATGAACAGAAAAAACAGGACAAAATCTCTTCTCTGCCTGGCCAAAACTTTTTAGTCAACTTCTCGCACTACGCCGGATACGTTACGGTGAATGAGGAACAGGGAAAGGAATTCTTCTACTGGTTCATCCAGGCTTCTCACGATCCATCTTCTAAGCCTCTTGCCCTCTGGCTTAATGGAG GGCCTGGATGCTCAGCAATTGCATTTGGGGAGGCAGAAGAAATTGGACCTTTTCACATTAATCCAGATGGGAAGTCAGTATATCTCAACTCATACGCTTGGAaccaag ttgcaaatataatatttctggATTCACCTGCTGGTGTTGGCTTTTCATATGCCAATTCAACTTTTGACTTTTCAAACCAAGGAGATCAAAGCACAG CGGAGGacaatctaaaatttttattgaagTGGCTTGAGAGATTTCCTGAATATAAGCAAAGAGAGTTTTACATCATTGGAGAGAGTTATGCAG GACATTTTGTTCCACAGTTAAGCAAAGCCATCTTAGAATACAACTCTGAAAATGAAGACAACTCTATCAACTTGAAGGGTTTTATG ATTGGGAACCCCTTGGTTGATGATCACCATGATCAAGTTGGCATATCTCAATTCATGTGGACACTTGGTTTGATTTCCGACCAATCCTATGAGATGTTAAACCTCTATTGTGCCAATGATTCATACCTTAATGCCTCAGAGGAGTGTGACAATGCTCACAGTGTTGCTGCCGAAGAAATTGGAGATATTGATTACTACAGTGTCTTTACTCCTGTCTGCACCACTGCTGCCACCACTCTTGCAGGCAGAAATTGGCTCACCCAAAGATGGCTA AGAAAGAGTAGATCTTCAAGGAAGTATGATCCATGTACTGAAAAGTATGCAATCTCTTACTTCAATCAACTCTCAGTTCAGAAGGCTCTTCACGTTAGAGGCGCACCTATCAACTGGGAGACCTGCAA TAATGAAGTACACTATAAGTGGAAGGATTCAGCTGGATCGGTTCTGCCAACCATCAAAGAGCTTACTGGCATTCGTAAATGGGTGCTCAG TGGTGATACAGATGCTGTGATCCCAATCACCTCCACACGGTACAGCATAGATGCTCTTCATCTCCCCACTGTTGGGCCTTGGAGAACTTGGGATGATGATGGCCAG GTAGGAGGGTGGACACAAGAGTATGAAGGAGTGAGCTTTGTGACAGTGAGAGGGGGAGGCCATGAAGTTCCTCTGCACAAACCAAAGCAGGCTCTTGCAATCTTCAAATCCTTCTTGGCTGGGGAACAAATGCCATCTTTTCAGCAACTCAGTAATGACATCTAA
- the LOC116004207 gene encoding mitochondrial pyruvate carrier 4-like, with amino-acid sequence MATSKLQALWNHPAGPKTIHFWAPTFKWGISIANIADFSKPPEKLSYPQQIAVTATGVIWSRYSTVITPKNWNLFSVNVAMAGTGIYQLTRKIRNDYFNDNQVDVAKE; translated from the exons ATGGCAACCTCGAAGCTCCAAGCTCTGTGGAATCACCCCGCTGGCCCTAAAACCA TTCATTTTTGGGCACCTACCTTCAAGTGGGGAATTAGTATAGCCAATATTGCTGACTTTTCCAAGCCTCCTGAAAAACTATCATATCCTCAACAGATAG CGGTTACAGCCACTGGGGTAATCTGGTCACGCTATAGCACTGTAATTACTCCG AAGAACTGGAACCTATTCAGTGTAAACGTGGCCATGGCTGGTACAGGCATCTACCAACTTACCCGAAAAATTCG GAATGATTACTTTAATGACAATCAAGTAGATGTAGCAAAGGAATGA
- the LOC116005291 gene encoding pre-mRNA-splicing factor syf2: MSEEGRVHPNCRNASNPYHECSEYCFKIIAEAKRVKQTETEVVQPTDRDIQAHSVDNSDRDEDPHGEKDGIESHSDGDGDTNTMDNMAVELANLTGRKKKLFELRLKMNEARKANQTAMVTEKRKMETPAESRGMSKQKWLEERKKKIGKLLESNGLDMSKAYMLDTQESAEAKYKKWEKEPAPAGWDVFNQKTLYNAYKKRTKNIDVDLEEYNKMKEADPEFYREASSLQYGKATKASDDKVERMVKELKDREEKRKSFSRRRRYHEEKDIDSINDRNEHFNKKIERAFGKYTLEIKNNLERGTALPD, translated from the exons ATGTCTGAAGAGGGAAGAGTGCATCCCAATTGTCGGAATGCATCAAATCCTTATCATGAATGCAGTGAatattgcttcaaaataattgCTGAAGCAAAGCGGGTGAAACAAACAGAAACTG AAGTAGTGCAACCTACTGATCGTGATATTCAAGCCCATTCAGTTGATAACTCTGATAGGGATGAGGATCCTCATGGGGAAAAGGATGGCATAGAAAGTCACAGCGATGGGGATGGAGACACCAATACCATGGATAACATGGCAGTAGAGTTGGCCAATCTTACAGGGAGAAAGAAAAAGTTGTTTGAGCTAAGGTTAAAGATG AATGAGGCAAGAAAGGCCAATCAAACTGCCATGGTGacagagaagagaaaaatggaaaCTCCAGCGGAGTCTAGAGGCATGTCTAAGCAAAAATGGCTTGaggaaaggaagaagaaaattggGAAATTGCTTGAATCAAATGGATTGGACATGAGTAAGGCATATATGCTTGATACACAAGAGTCTGCTGAGGCAAAGTATAAGAAGTGGGAGAAGGAGCCTGCTCCAGCTGGTTGGGATG TTTTTAATCAGAAAACATTATACAATGCATACAAGAAGAGAACAAAGAACATTGACGTTGACCTTGAAGAATACAATAAAATGAAGGAGGCTGATCCCGAGTTTTACAGAGAAGCTTCAAGTCTTCAATATGGGAAG GCTACAAAAGCTTCGGATGACAAGGTTGAAAGAATGGTGAAGGAACTCAAGGACCGAGAGGAGAAGCGCAAATCATTTAGTAGGAGGAGAAGGTACCACGAAGAGAAGGATATCGACTCTATCAACGATCGTAATGAGCACTTCAATAAAAAGATCGAGCGAGCTTTTGGAAAATACACCCTGGAGATCAAGAACAACTTGGAGAGAGGAACTGCCTTACCTGATTGA
- the LOC116005158 gene encoding uncharacterized protein LOC116005158 gives MERGVRVNGEDYYYSTGDGCIGVASYSSASALPRVVVADAACDGSVGGGGGNYIEHHVSKFDTLAGVAIRYGVEVADIKRINGLVSDLQMFARKTLKIPLPGRHPPSPSMSNGFDKQGASISEQTPPNHRHSDLFDSFQSLKLKPSTQQKASPAMSSLQGHYGPGGSYQKAIFEGFEMATYQGISNYLDDDGPSFITSPMLNPPLNPHRKCKSVSNGFLIQNGHLVDYESNQETKDNGSDRSCEKSFRRRQKSEADFTRTHEMILKDDNSNGSGFSPIACKGLALRPNSASRTAIAAADSEASLISPISIGSGDSLVSDSLDRVRKSSSASNLQDSDSSPLASLWPTSKWSLTDFQALSTAAITRSIFDGLPNPISGRRNKAALD, from the exons ATGGAGAGAGGGGTGCGAGTGAATGGAGAAGATTACTATTATTCAACTGGAGATGGTTGCATCGGAGTGGCATCCTATTCCTCGGCCTCGGCCTTGCCTCGTGTTGTCGTTGCTGACGCCGCCTGTGACGGGAGTGTCGGTGGGGGAGGGGGGAATTATATCGAACACCATGTGTCCAAATTTGATACCCTCGCCGGCGTCGCTATTCGATATGGCGTTGAG GTGGCCGACATTAAGAGGATAAATGGACTAGTGAGTGATCTCCAAATGTTTGCTCGAAAGACACTTAAGATACCGTTACCAGGGAGACATCCACCATCTCCAAGCATGTCAAATGGTTTTGATAAACAAGG AGCTAGCATCTCAGAGCAGACCCCACCTAATCACAGACATTCAGACTTGTTTGATTCGTTTCAGTCACTAAAACTGAAACCTTCTACCCAGCAAAAAGCTTCCCCAGCAATGAGTAGTTTACAAGGTCATTATGGTCCTGGAGGATCATATCAGAAAGCTATATTTGAAGGTTTTGAAATGGCCACATACCAGGGAATATCTAATTATCTAGACGATGATGGCCCTTCTTTCATCACATCACCTATGCTCAATCCACCGCTCAATCCTCACAGAAAATGTAAAAGCGTATCAAATGGATTTTTGATACAGAATGGTCATTTGGTGGATTATGAATCTAATCAAGAAACTAAAGATAATGGCTCTGATAGATCATGCGAGAAATCCTTCAGAAGGCGTCAAAAGTCTGAGGCTGATTTTACCCGCACCCATGAAATGATTCTAAAGGACGATAACAGCAATGGCAGTGGATTTTCACCTATTGCCTGCAAAGGCCTGGCTTTGAGACCTAATTCAGCTAGTCGGACTGCCATAGCTGCTGCTGATAGTGAAGCTAGTTTGATAAGTCCTATTTCTATTGGGTCGGGGGATTCACTTGTTTCTGACAGTCTCGACAGAGTTAGAAAGTCATCAAGTGCATCAAATTTGCAGGATTCGGATAGTAGCCCATTGGCATCCCTGTGGCCAACATCAAAATGGAGCTTGACAGATTTCCAGGCACTTTCAACTGCAGCCATCACAAGATCAATCTTTGATGGCCTACCTAATCCAATAAGCGGTCGAAGGAACAAAGCTGCACTTGATTAG